From the genome of Streptomyces xanthophaeus:
CAATTCCGCATTCTGGCAAGCGAGTTGGATGCCGCGACGGCCGGGCTCAGCGGACCGCGGATCCTGTCCGACCGGCCGGTGCGGCCCGCCAGTCTCGTCTCCTTCCGGTACGGGCAGTTCGGCGGCGACATGATCCTGACCGACGACGGCGTCCTCGAACCCTGGATGACCGGCCCGGACGGCAGCAGGATCAAGGACGAGCGCACCGCGGGGTTCGTCTTCCCGCCATGGGCCGCCTACCCGTTCCCCGACGAATCCGTCGCCCCCACGACGGCGGCACCGGTGCTGCTAGGGGGGCGGTTCAAGGTGGTGCGGGCCGTCCGGCACGCGAACAAGGGCGGCGTCTACCGGGCGTTGGACGAGCGGACGGGCCTCGAGGTCATCGTCAAGCACGCGCGGGCCCACGTCGGGGCCCGTCTGGACGGAACCGATGTGCGCGACCGGCTGCGGGACGAGGCCCGGATGCTGGATCGGCTCGCACCGCTGGGGGTCACGCCCGGGAAGGTGCATCTGTTCGACGAGCAGGGGGACTTGTTCCTCGCCGAGGAACTCGTGCCCGGACAGCCCCTGCACCTGTGGCAGTCGGCGCGCGCCCGGGACGGCGGACCCGGCGCGGACGAGGCTGCCGCGACGGTGACCCGGCTGGTGACCCTGCTGCGGATCGTCCATGAGGCGGGGTTCGTGATCCGCGACTTCAAGCCGCACAACGTCATGGTCACCCCGGCGGGGGACCTCCGGCTGATCGACACGGAGTACGTCGTCGAAGCGGGGCAGGAACGGGCTCCCGCGTACACGCGGGGATTCGCCGCACCCGAGGTCAGAGCACTGGGCCTGCACGCGTCGCCCGCCGAGGCCGCCGAGGTGGCCGGACCGGAGGCGGACCGCTTCAGCCTCGGGGTGGTCCTCTTCTCCGTTCTGACCGACCTCGATCCACGCTGGGCGGCCGGCTGGACCGACGGCGTCGTCCGGCCGCAGGACGCACAGCCCACGCTCCCGCTGATCGCCCTCGCCCATCCCCCGCTGGCACCGTTCGGCGAACTGATCGACGGCCTGACCCGGGCCGACCCCGGCGCCCGGTGGACCCTGCCGCACGCCCTGGCCTGGCTGGCCGGGCCGAGCGGGCCCACCGGGCCGAGCACCACCACGCCCGGAACCACGGCCGCGGCCCCGCGAGCCGCGCTCCCCCCGTACCGGCCGGCGGCGATCGACCGGCTGCTCGACGACGGTCTCGCCCACCTGCAACGCACCATGACTCCCGGGCGCGCCACCCTGTGGCCCGCACCGGAATGGAACGTGCCGCGCAGCGATCCCTGCAACACCTGGAACGGCGCGGCCGGCGTGCTCGCCACGCTCACCCACGCCGCGCGGGCCCGCGGGAGCGCCTCCCTGCTCGCCACCGTGGCCGAGGCGGCCCGCTGGCTCGACGAGCGCCTGTTCAGCGTGGACCGGCTGCTGCCCGGCCTGTGTTTCGGCCGTTCCGGGACCGCCTGGGCGCTCTACGACGCCGCCCGGCTGCTCGGTGACCCGGCCATGGCCGAGCGGGCGATCACGCTCGCCGAGCGGCTCCCGACCCGCTGGCCGAGCCCCGACTTCACCCACGGCCTCTCCGGGGCGGGCACCGCGCACCTGCACCTGTGGCGGGCCACCGCCCGTGACCCGCTCCTCGACACGGCGCTCGCCTGCGCCGATGCCGTTCTGGACGCCACCGACCGGGCGGACGGGGACTGGACCTGGCCGACCTCCCACGACACGGACTCCGTACTCGCGGGAGCGCACACGTACGGATTCGCCCACGGGACGGCGGGGGTCGGAACCTTCCTCCTGGCCGCCGCGGCCGCCGCCGAGGACCGCGGGCGCACCGGGGACGCGGGCCGGTTCGCGGCCGCCGCCCTCGGGGCGGGCGACACGCTCGTCAGAGCCGCCCGCGTCGAGGACGGCCGGGCCGCGTGGCCCGCCGCAGTGGGGGGCGCACCGCAGCTCCGGCCGGCCACACAGTGGTGCAACGGGCCCGCGGGCATCGGCACCTTCCTCGTCCGGCTGGGGTCGGCCACCGGTCTGCGGCGCTTCGCGGACCTCGCCGAACAGGCCGCGGCGGCCGTCGTCGGCGATCCGTGGCGGGCGATCGCGGGCGCGTGCTGCGGAAACGCGGGGGCCGGACACTTCCTCCTGGACATGGCCGAGATCACGGGAGAGGCCCGCTACCGTACGCACGCCGAGGGCATCGCCGCGGTCATCGACGCCCAGCACTGCGTGTCCGACGGGCTGCGCCTCGTCGCCGATGCCACGAGCGGCTCCGAGTACGGCAACGGGGCGGCGGGGATCCTCGACTTCCTCCTGCGGCTGCGCCACGGCGGTCCGCGCCCGTGGTCGGTGTCGCGGGCCTCCGCGCCGCCGGCAGCGGCTCGAACGGAGGGCCCTGCAGAGAGTCCGAACCCCTGACAGCACGCTCGCGCCGTGCGTATGCTGAATCCATTGATTGCACTTGAAGTGCAATCAATGCCCGTCAGGGCTCCCCTTCCCGTACGCAGCCCCCGCACCCCCGTGCGGGAGGGGTGCCGCGCTCAGCCCCACGGCCCGGCAGACTGCCGGGACCGCCCCGTATCCAGGAGTGGAAGACGTGACGGACGACGCACAGAAGTCAGAAGACGGCACCGGGAAGCACCCGGCCCCGCGGCTCCCGGCCGCCGCACCCCGGCCCGCCCCCCGCAGCGCGGGCGGAAGCACCCGCCGCGGCGTCCTGCGGGGCGGCGCACTGGCCGCGGCCGTGGCCGGCCTGGAACTGCTCGGACAGTCCTCGGTGATTCCGTCGAGGAACACCGCACTCGCAGCGACGGGCGGGAGCGGGGGCGGGACCGAACAGATACCCGCCCTCCCCGACATCCAGTTCGACATCGCGGACTTCATCGCACCGGTCACCGACGTCGACGGGGTCCAGGTCCAGCTGGGCCCCGTGCACACGCTGTTCGTGACCGCCCGCCTGCTGCGGCCGCCCACCCGCATCGACCAGGTCAAGCTCACCGGAGCACTGGCCGCCATCGAGCGCGCGTACCCCTTCAGCCCGTCGGGCGTGTTCACGTTCCTCGCGTACGGCCTTCCGTACTTCCAGCGGTTACCCGGGGGGCTGCAGGGCCATCTGGTCTCCGCGCACATGCCGCGCCTGCGCTCGGCGGCGCACCGGTACGTCCTGGAGGAAGCGGTGCCCGGCCCCACGGACGTGTCCCCCGCCAACAGCGGCATCGTCAAACGCAAGTTCCACGTGCCCGTGTCGATCGAGGGCAACGACCTGCTGCTCACGCTGCGCAGCGACCACGCCGCCAACATCCAGGACGTGCTCAGGTGGCTCGGCGGGAGTCAGACCCTCGCCGGCCGCCCCCAGCCCTCACCGCCCCTCTCCGACCTCCTGTCCTTCACCTCCGCCCGGGCGATGTTCACCCAGATCGGGCTGCCCAGGAAGCTGGCGGACGAGGCGTCGCTGCCCTACGCGTTCATGGTCAATCCGCGATCGCCGATGTGGATGGGCTTCGCGGACCAGCAGACCGCCGGAACCGCCGACGCCGACGCCGTCACCTTCCGGACGAGCGGACTCACCACGGCGAAGCCGGGCTCCTACTTCGACG
Proteins encoded in this window:
- the lanL gene encoding class IV lanthionine synthetase LanL; this encodes MTTHPDPHPPPTRPHDESADSLLLLDVARAVLSRSGGQRWTVQPTDSWCFARPPDVAVRRPHGWKLHVSATPLSAAVVLARSAEVLVRRTASFKFAVDLERVTRLGDVWHDRGTGGKFITVYPEDDDQFRILASELDAATAGLSGPRILSDRPVRPASLVSFRYGQFGGDMILTDDGVLEPWMTGPDGSRIKDERTAGFVFPPWAAYPFPDESVAPTTAAPVLLGGRFKVVRAVRHANKGGVYRALDERTGLEVIVKHARAHVGARLDGTDVRDRLRDEARMLDRLAPLGVTPGKVHLFDEQGDLFLAEELVPGQPLHLWQSARARDGGPGADEAAATVTRLVTLLRIVHEAGFVIRDFKPHNVMVTPAGDLRLIDTEYVVEAGQERAPAYTRGFAAPEVRALGLHASPAEAAEVAGPEADRFSLGVVLFSVLTDLDPRWAAGWTDGVVRPQDAQPTLPLIALAHPPLAPFGELIDGLTRADPGARWTLPHALAWLAGPSGPTGPSTTTPGTTAAAPRAALPPYRPAAIDRLLDDGLAHLQRTMTPGRATLWPAPEWNVPRSDPCNTWNGAAGVLATLTHAARARGSASLLATVAEAARWLDERLFSVDRLLPGLCFGRSGTAWALYDAARLLGDPAMAERAITLAERLPTRWPSPDFTHGLSGAGTAHLHLWRATARDPLLDTALACADAVLDATDRADGDWTWPTSHDTDSVLAGAHTYGFAHGTAGVGTFLLAAAAAAEDRGRTGDAGRFAAAALGAGDTLVRAARVEDGRAAWPAAVGGAPQLRPATQWCNGPAGIGTFLVRLGSATGLRRFADLAEQAAAAVVGDPWRAIAGACCGNAGAGHFLLDMAEITGEARYRTHAEGIAAVIDAQHCVSDGLRLVADATSGSEYGNGAAGILDFLLRLRHGGPRPWSVSRASAPPAAARTEGPAESPNP
- a CDS encoding DUF7405 family protein, which translates into the protein MTDDAQKSEDGTGKHPAPRLPAAAPRPAPRSAGGSTRRGVLRGGALAAAVAGLELLGQSSVIPSRNTALAATGGSGGGTEQIPALPDIQFDIADFIAPVTDVDGVQVQLGPVHTLFVTARLLRPPTRIDQVKLTGALAAIERAYPFSPSGVFTFLAYGLPYFQRLPGGLQGHLVSAHMPRLRSAAHRYVLEEAVPGPTDVSPANSGIVKRKFHVPVSIEGNDLLLTLRSDHAANIQDVLRWLGGSQTLAGRPQPSPPLSDLLSFTSARAMFTQIGLPRKLADEASLPYAFMVNPRSPMWMGFADQQTAGTADADAVTFRTSGLTTAKPGSYFDAGAVQHLSHVLMDLQQFYDVDDAGVPGDDASFTERVQYMFRSTPPPSQGNADQITDGGGPAFLPNTFQGTDDALLSAQGRGTPDGERRIGHLSCLQRSSRTADGKPLHVRMDGPGYSTMDVPDGSLQPKLEFTVFVPTADFFATMRTHQASLDLAAAHGVPEEENGLERFLTATRRQNFLTPPRRHRAFPLVEFL